In Achromobacter xylosoxidans A8, a single window of DNA contains:
- the otnK gene encoding 3-oxo-tetronate kinase, producing the protein MSIKLGCIADDFTGATDLANNLVRAGMRTVQTIGIPGEPLRGGADAVVVALKTRTLPAAEAVAQSLAALDWLRAQGAEQIYFKYCSTFDSTPAGNIGPVADALMQRLGTDFTIATPAFPDNKRTVFKGYLFAGDVLLNESGMQHHPLTPMTDPNLVRVLSAQTTRRVGLIDHAVVARGSEAIRACIQELKTQGIEIAIVDAVSNDDLLALGPALAGMPLVTAGSGVAIGLPRNWGLTPASAHAGQPRVPGMQAVVAGSCSAATNGQVAAFIESGRPALALDPLRLAAGDDVVVQALAWADAHLRDGPVLIYSTAQPEQVRQAQGDLGAARAGAMIEDAIARIATGLVERGVRQLIVAGGETSGAVVQALGLQQIAIGEQIDPGVPWCCGHALAAQGDISIALKSGNFGARDFFIKAFG; encoded by the coding sequence ATGAGCATCAAGCTGGGCTGCATCGCGGACGACTTCACCGGCGCCACCGACCTGGCCAACAACCTGGTGCGGGCCGGCATGCGCACCGTGCAGACCATAGGCATACCGGGCGAACCCTTGCGCGGCGGCGCCGATGCCGTCGTGGTTGCGCTCAAGACCCGCACCTTGCCGGCGGCCGAGGCCGTGGCGCAGTCGCTGGCGGCGCTGGACTGGCTGCGGGCGCAGGGCGCGGAACAGATCTACTTCAAGTATTGCTCCACCTTCGACAGCACGCCCGCAGGCAATATCGGGCCTGTCGCGGATGCGCTGATGCAGCGGCTAGGTACGGATTTCACCATCGCCACGCCGGCTTTTCCGGACAACAAGCGCACGGTGTTCAAGGGCTATCTGTTTGCGGGCGACGTGCTGCTGAACGAATCGGGCATGCAGCATCATCCGCTGACGCCCATGACTGATCCGAACCTGGTACGCGTGTTGTCCGCGCAGACCACGCGCCGTGTCGGTCTGATCGACCATGCCGTTGTTGCGCGTGGCAGCGAGGCGATCCGCGCTTGCATCCAGGAGTTGAAGACTCAGGGGATCGAGATCGCCATTGTGGATGCCGTGTCCAATGATGACCTGCTGGCCCTGGGGCCAGCGCTTGCCGGCATGCCGCTGGTGACGGCGGGCTCGGGAGTGGCTATCGGCCTGCCGCGCAACTGGGGCTTGACGCCCGCCTCCGCGCACGCCGGGCAGCCGCGCGTGCCGGGCATGCAGGCGGTAGTGGCGGGCAGTTGCTCGGCGGCTACCAATGGCCAGGTGGCCGCGTTCATCGAAAGCGGGCGGCCCGCGCTGGCGCTGGATCCGCTGCGGCTGGCGGCGGGCGACGACGTCGTGGTGCAGGCTTTGGCCTGGGCCGATGCGCACCTGCGCGACGGCCCCGTGCTGATCTACTCCACCGCGCAGCCCGAGCAGGTCCGGCAGGCGCAGGGCGACCTGGGCGCCGCGCGCGCGGGCGCCATGATCGAGGATGCCATCGCGCGTATCGCGACCGGGCTGGTTGAACGCGGCGTGCGCCAGCTGATCGTGGCGGGCGGCGAGACCTCGGGGGCGGTGGTGCAGGCGCTGGGGTTGCAGCAGATTGCCATCGGCGAGCAGATCGATCCAGGCGTGCCTTGGTGCTGCGGCCATGCGCTCGCGGCGCAAGGCGACATCAGCATTGCGCTGAAGTCGGGAAACTTCGGCGCGCGGGACTTCTTCATCAAGGCGTTCGGCTAG
- a CDS encoding FadR/GntR family transcriptional regulator produces the protein MAFPRLPTHPTLTDTVAKRLLAEIDEGRVPPGEKLPTESALAEQFGVSRTVIREAVSRLRQDGIVEARQGSGVYVTGHAGNRALRIDAADLSSLDAVLHIVDLRRALETEIAAQAAAVRKKQDMAEIDAALAAIARAVENGGDGVQEDVAFHRSIARATGNPYFLTTLAFVSQFLEAATRVTRANEARHASLMRAVLQEHVAIVEAIRSKDVAGAREAARIHMVNAARRLSQAHR, from the coding sequence ATGGCGTTCCCTCGACTCCCGACTCATCCCACGCTGACCGACACGGTCGCCAAGCGCCTGCTCGCCGAGATCGACGAAGGCCGCGTGCCGCCCGGCGAAAAACTGCCCACCGAAAGCGCGCTGGCGGAACAGTTCGGTGTCAGCCGCACGGTCATCCGCGAAGCGGTGTCACGCCTGCGGCAGGATGGCATCGTGGAGGCGCGGCAAGGTAGCGGCGTGTACGTCACCGGCCACGCCGGCAACCGCGCCCTGCGCATCGACGCCGCCGATCTTTCCTCGCTGGACGCGGTGCTGCATATCGTGGACCTGCGCCGCGCGCTGGAAACCGAGATCGCCGCGCAAGCCGCGGCAGTGCGCAAGAAGCAGGACATGGCCGAGATCGACGCCGCCCTGGCCGCCATTGCGCGGGCCGTTGAAAACGGCGGCGACGGCGTGCAGGAAGACGTGGCCTTCCACCGCAGCATCGCCCGCGCCACCGGCAACCCCTATTTCCTGACGACCCTGGCTTTCGTCAGTCAGTTCCTGGAAGCGGCCACGCGCGTCACGCGCGCCAACGAAGCCCGCCACGCCAGCTTGATGCGGGCGGTGCTGCAGGAACATGTCGCCATCGTCGAAGCGATACGCAGCAAAGATGTGGCCGGCGCACGCGAGGCCGCCCGCATCCACATGGTGAATGCCGCCAGGCGGCTGAGCCAGGCGCACCGCTGA
- the denD gene encoding D-erythronate dehydrogenase, whose amino-acid sequence MKILITGGAGFLGQRLARRLLERGTLTLVGGKPEAITQIGLLDVVQAPGPDDPRIHAQVGDIADPAVLRQAIGTDTRVIFHLAAIVSGQAEADFDLGMRINLDASRALLETCRALGHQPRVIFTSSVAVYGGTLPDIVRDDTALNPQSSYGTQKAIAELLLADYTRRGYVDGRVLRLPTISVRPGRPNAAASSFASGIIREPLNGVEAACPVRADTRLWLLSPRGAIQALIAGCELDAAAVEGRAPINLPGVSVTAAEMVQALREVAGDEVAGRVGWQPDDRVERIVGSWPGRWDTARAEKLGLRGDADFAAIIRAYMADDLAR is encoded by the coding sequence GCTGTTGGAGCGCGGCACGCTGACCCTGGTTGGGGGCAAGCCCGAAGCCATCACTCAGATCGGTCTGCTGGACGTGGTGCAGGCTCCGGGGCCGGACGATCCGCGCATTCATGCGCAGGTCGGCGACATCGCCGATCCCGCGGTGCTGCGGCAAGCGATCGGCACGGACACGCGCGTGATCTTCCATCTGGCCGCCATCGTCAGCGGCCAGGCCGAGGCGGATTTTGACCTGGGCATGCGCATCAACCTGGACGCGTCGCGCGCGCTGCTGGAGACCTGCCGCGCCCTGGGCCACCAGCCGCGGGTGATCTTCACCAGTTCGGTCGCGGTGTATGGCGGTACGCTGCCCGACATCGTGCGCGACGACACCGCGCTCAATCCCCAATCGTCCTACGGAACGCAGAAAGCCATCGCCGAACTGCTGCTGGCGGACTACACGCGGCGCGGCTACGTGGACGGGCGCGTGCTGCGCCTGCCGACCATCAGCGTGCGTCCGGGGCGACCCAACGCGGCGGCCTCCTCGTTCGCCAGCGGCATCATCCGCGAACCGCTGAATGGCGTGGAGGCGGCATGCCCGGTGCGCGCTGACACGCGCCTGTGGCTGCTGTCGCCGCGCGGTGCGATCCAGGCGCTGATCGCCGGCTGCGAACTGGACGCGGCCGCCGTCGAGGGCCGCGCGCCCATCAATCTTCCCGGCGTGTCGGTCACTGCTGCCGAGATGGTGCAGGCGCTGCGCGAGGTCGCGGGCGACGAGGTTGCCGGCCGCGTCGGCTGGCAGCCCGACGACCGCGTCGAGCGCATCGTGGGCAGTTGGCCAGGCCGCTGGGACACGGCCCGAGCCGAAAAGCTGGGCCTGCGCGGCGACGCCGATTTCGCGGCCATCATCCGCGCCTACATGGCCGACGACCTGGCGCGTTGA
- the ltnD gene encoding L-threonate dehydrogenase yields the protein MSNPQTPSRRVGVIGLGAMGAGIAQSLRRAGHDVHVYDIRSEASAAFAAQGGVACATLADMAAACDIVISVVVNAQQTEAVLYGEDGLAAALRPGAVFVMCSTVDPNWSIALEARLEAQGILYLDAPISGGAARAASGEMTMMTAGRAAAYDACGPVLESMAGKVYRLGDRAGAGSKVKIINQLLAGVHIAAAAEAMALGLREGVDADALYEVITHSAGNSWMFENRMAHVLAGDYTPLSAVDIFVKDLGLVLDTARHTRFPLPLASTAHQMFMQASSAGHGREDDSAVIKIFPGIALPEAK from the coding sequence ATGAGCAATCCTCAAACACCATCCCGCCGCGTCGGCGTCATCGGCCTGGGCGCCATGGGCGCGGGCATCGCGCAAAGCTTGCGCCGGGCCGGCCACGACGTGCATGTGTACGACATCCGGTCCGAAGCCAGCGCGGCGTTCGCGGCGCAAGGCGGCGTGGCCTGCGCCACGCTGGCCGACATGGCGGCCGCCTGCGACATCGTCATCAGCGTGGTCGTCAACGCCCAGCAGACCGAGGCGGTGCTGTATGGGGAAGACGGTCTTGCCGCCGCGCTGCGGCCGGGGGCGGTGTTCGTGATGTGCTCCACCGTGGATCCCAACTGGTCGATCGCGCTGGAGGCGAGGCTCGAAGCGCAGGGCATCCTGTATCTGGATGCGCCCATCTCCGGCGGCGCCGCGCGCGCGGCCTCGGGCGAAATGACCATGATGACCGCAGGCCGCGCGGCCGCCTATGACGCCTGCGGCCCGGTGCTGGAATCCATGGCGGGCAAGGTTTACCGATTAGGCGACCGCGCCGGCGCGGGCAGCAAGGTCAAGATCATCAATCAGCTGCTGGCTGGCGTGCACATCGCCGCGGCGGCGGAAGCCATGGCATTGGGCCTGCGCGAAGGCGTGGACGCGGATGCCTTGTATGAAGTGATCACGCACAGCGCGGGCAATAGCTGGATGTTCGAAAACCGCATGGCCCATGTGTTGGCGGGCGACTACACGCCGTTGTCTGCGGTCGATATCTTTGTCAAGGATCTGGGGCTGGTGCTGGACACCGCCAGGCATACCCGCTTTCCTCTTCCGCTGGCGTCCACGGCGCACCAGATGTTCATGCAGGCATCCAGCGCCGGCCACGGCCGCGAGGACGACAGCGCGGTGATCAAGATATTTCCCGGGATTGCCCTGCCGGAGGCCAAATGA
- a CDS encoding TonB-dependent receptor domain-containing protein: MLAAPAAQAEEAAAERVAAKTLAPITVSANPLGLDLNSTTLPASVLEGDELIEQRNGTLGDTLKNLPGVNSDTFGGGASRPVIRGQTAPRVKVLSDGSEVMDASSISPDHAVTVEPLLAERIEVLRGPATLLYGGGAIGGVVNVVDKKIPTAVPEKGIEAEAELRGATGTKERAGAVGITAGEGQFAVRVEGLKRRTSDYDVPDWPGGKLEGSYSESTQGTVGMSWITPRGYVGLAFTHLESKYGLPGHNHEYEGCHPHGTHLHCGGHDHGHGEEGHDHDHEHEHGGVPYVKLRSNRLDLRAEYQDPFAGFEKIRVRGGLTDYQHDEIEGGEVGTRFKNKGYDLRVEMQHKPIAGWRGVVGVQNAYSDFRADGEEAFLPRSKTRSYGLFVLEEYQLNDWRFELGARQDWQRISPTGGAARSSLSGTSLSAAAIWDFAPQYSVALSLSRSQRLPTAQELYADGVHLATNTYELGNADLGRETSHNIDLTLRKHAGDTTFSASVFHNRVKNYIYANTLDRYEDFRLIEYTQRDAEFTGVEGELRHQFTPVFSAAVFGDYVRGKLTGGDGNLPRIPAARAGVRANMKWQQWSGGVEYARVFAQKDIAAYEESTPGYNMVNAVVAYRGQYGATGYEVYLRGTNLLNKLAYNHASFISTVAPLPGRSVLLGVRMTY, from the coding sequence ATGCTGGCCGCGCCCGCGGCGCAAGCAGAAGAGGCCGCGGCGGAACGCGTAGCCGCCAAGACCCTGGCGCCGATCACGGTATCCGCCAATCCGCTGGGCCTGGACCTGAACAGCACCACGCTGCCTGCCTCGGTGCTGGAAGGCGACGAACTGATCGAACAGCGCAACGGCACCCTGGGCGACACGTTGAAGAACCTGCCGGGGGTCAATAGCGACACCTTCGGCGGTGGCGCCAGCCGCCCCGTGATTCGCGGACAGACGGCGCCGCGCGTGAAGGTGCTGTCCGACGGTTCCGAAGTGATGGACGCGTCCAGCATTTCTCCCGACCATGCGGTGACGGTGGAGCCGTTGCTGGCAGAGCGCATCGAAGTGCTGCGCGGCCCCGCCACACTGCTGTATGGCGGCGGCGCCATCGGTGGCGTGGTCAATGTGGTGGACAAGAAGATCCCGACGGCAGTGCCGGAAAAAGGCATCGAGGCCGAAGCCGAATTGCGCGGCGCCACCGGCACCAAGGAACGCGCGGGGGCGGTGGGCATCACTGCCGGTGAAGGTCAGTTCGCAGTGCGCGTGGAAGGTTTGAAGCGCCGCACCAGCGACTATGACGTGCCCGACTGGCCTGGCGGCAAGCTGGAAGGCTCGTACAGCGAGTCGACGCAGGGTACGGTGGGCATGTCCTGGATCACGCCACGCGGCTACGTCGGCCTGGCGTTCACGCATCTGGAAAGCAAGTACGGCCTGCCGGGACACAATCACGAATACGAAGGCTGCCACCCGCACGGCACCCATCTGCATTGCGGCGGCCATGACCATGGTCACGGCGAAGAGGGTCACGATCACGACCATGAGCACGAGCATGGCGGCGTGCCCTACGTGAAGCTGCGCAGCAACCGCCTCGACCTGCGCGCCGAGTACCAGGATCCGTTCGCGGGCTTCGAGAAGATCCGCGTGCGCGGCGGCTTGACCGACTACCAGCACGACGAGATCGAAGGCGGCGAAGTCGGTACGCGCTTCAAGAACAAGGGTTACGACCTGCGCGTGGAAATGCAGCACAAGCCCATCGCCGGTTGGCGCGGTGTGGTGGGCGTGCAGAACGCCTACAGTGATTTCCGCGCCGATGGCGAAGAGGCTTTCCTGCCGCGCAGCAAGACGCGCTCATACGGCTTGTTCGTGCTGGAGGAGTACCAACTGAACGACTGGCGCTTCGAACTGGGCGCGCGACAGGACTGGCAACGCATCTCGCCGACGGGCGGGGCTGCGCGCAGCAGTCTGTCCGGCACTTCCTTGTCGGCCGCCGCCATCTGGGACTTCGCGCCGCAGTATTCCGTGGCCCTGTCCCTGTCACGTTCGCAGCGCCTGCCTACCGCGCAGGAACTGTACGCGGACGGTGTGCACCTGGCCACCAACACCTATGAACTGGGCAATGCGGATCTGGGCCGCGAGACATCGCACAACATCGACCTGACCTTGCGTAAGCATGCCGGGGACACGACGTTCTCAGCCAGCGTGTTCCACAACCGCGTGAAGAACTACATCTACGCCAACACGCTGGACCGCTACGAGGACTTCCGCCTGATCGAGTACACCCAGCGCGATGCGGAGTTCACGGGTGTGGAAGGCGAACTGCGCCACCAGTTCACTCCGGTTTTCTCGGCCGCCGTGTTCGGCGACTACGTGCGCGGCAAGCTGACCGGCGGCGATGGAAACCTGCCGCGCATCCCGGCGGCGCGCGCCGGCGTGCGCGCCAACATGAAGTGGCAGCAGTGGTCGGGCGGTGTCGAATACGCGCGCGTGTTCGCGCAGAAGGACATCGCCGCCTACGAGGAGAGCACACCCGGCTACAACATGGTCAATGCGGTAGTGGCCTATCGCGGCCAGTACGGCGCTACGGGTTATGAGGTTTATCTGCGCGGCACCAACCTGCTGAACAAGCTGGCCTACAACCACGCGTCCTTCATTTCGACGGTGGCGCCGCTACCCGGACGCAGTGTGCTGCTCGGCGTGCGCATGACGTACTGA